In Fibrobacter sp. UWR4, the genomic stretch GAATGCACTGCTGCTGGATTCTGCAACAGAAGAGGAACTGCCTGGATCAGTTGCTGAACTGGAACTGTCCGTGCTGTCGGAAGATTCGACGTCGCCCTTGCTGGAAGAGCTGAGCTCGCTGTCATCGCTGCCATTGTCGCTGTCGCTAGAAATTTCTGCGAAGGCATTGCCGTCGTCATACTTGTCCTGGAAGTCTTCCAGATAGTCGGAACAGGCTGCAAATGCAAAGAGAGACGCTGCGATTGCTAGATCCTTCGCTACGCTCAGGATGACACGGGTGGGGTTGCTCAGGATGACACGGGAGGGAGTGCTCAGATTATTCAATTTCATATCATCCTCTCCTTAGAAAAGTAGTGTTACGCCCAGGCCCACGAGACCCGCAGCGGCAATTCCAAATCCAACGGCACGCAGCGTCTGTGCGTTTTCGATCTTGTCACAGCGGTCGTCGTATTCTTTTCGGGTCAAGGTTTCTTTCTTGCTTTCGTTCTTGGCTTTGCTGTTAAAAACCGCTGCCATTACGCCACCGCCAACCATAACGGCACTTGCGATAACGGGCGGAATCCAGGATTTCTTGCTTCCCTTGTCCTGTGCGGAAGCGTCCTTGGCTGCATCGCTGGCGGCAGTGTTCTTGCCGTTTTCCTGTTCCGTTGAGTCTGCCACAGAGGGCACTAGGGCAGTGGAATCTCTGGATGCTAATTTCTTGACGATGGGGGCGGGCTTAGTAGAATCGCCGACAATGGCGTTGGAGGTGATTTCTCCCTTTACCTTGGCACGGTTGATCGCTTTCTTGTTGCCCCAGAACCAACGGCCCATAAGGTCCTTTTCCTGGTAGGCGGCGGTGAATTCTACGCGGCCTCTAAAGTTCTGCATTTTCCCGCTGGTACCTAAAGGCAGCTGAACTTGTTGGTCCAGAATGTTGACGATCACATGGGAAAAGTTTCTGCCGGTAGGTAAGGATGCCACGTTAAAGAGCTCCGCACCGTTTAGGTAATAAGCTCCTGCCACGTTCTTGTTGAGGTCTAAGTAAAAGTCCAGATATTCCGGTTCAAGAACGATTTTCACGTTGGCGCTGCTCTTTTCCAGGGAATCGTTTATGACGTTGATCCGGTCTACGAAAAGAGGTGCAAATTCATCGCGAGCCTTTCGGACGACGACTTCGCCGCACTTATCTACCCAGCGGTCCAGCAGGCTTTTCTGCTGGTTCATTAAGGCCTCATCGTAGTACAAGTTGAAATCGTAGGTGGCGTCAAATGCACCTTCCAAGTCAAGAGGTTCCAGGTCCACGTTGCCGCTCAGTTTCAAAAGCCTATCCTTGGATACCAGAATGCCTCCAAGTGCATTTGCGCAAACTTGAATCTGCTCCGTTCTTTCCGCCAGGGAATTTCCCATCTTTACGGTACTCAGTCGCACTTCGCCGGTTACTTCCATGTACTGGTTTTCAAATTCGGGAAGGTCGATGGAATAGAAATGTCCGCATTCCTCGTCCAACACGTCGTTGATGGAAATCATGGAGCAGCGGTCGTTCATCTCGGCGATTTTCTTTGCCCGGGAGAGCAAATTGTCCAGCTGGGGATTTTCTGCACCCATCTCCAGCTTGAGACTTTCCAGGTTTCGCTGCAGGTTTTGCAGTTCGCTGGGATCCTTGACGAACACGGAGACGGTCTGGCTTGCAAAAGAAGCCATGGCCAGAACGCTTACAATTTTTGCGACTTTAAAAAAGCTCATATCCAAAAACCACGATGCTTGAGTTGGCCCAAAACAAATCCCTCAAATACGAATTTAATAAAAATGGGCGAAGGTTGCGAAACGTTCGAAATCTTCGGGGGTGGTCAGCTTGTCGTTCATGGCGGCGCCCTTCACGATATAGACCGGTTCGCCAAAAAATTCCAGGATGCTAGCCTCGTCGGTGGGGACAAAGTTCAGGGGCTCTGCGGCAATTCGTTTGTACAAAGTCTTAAGTACGTCAATGCGGGCGGCCTGTGGGGTCTGGGCCATCCATACGGTATTGCGGTCGATGGTTTTCTGGACTTGTCCGTCAACGGCAATTTTAATGGTATCTACGGCGGGTTTTGCCACCAGGCAAGCACCCTTCTCCACAAGAGTGCGGCAAACGTCAAGAATGATTTCCCTGCTGATGAAGGGGCGGGCAACGTCATGTACGAGAACGTACTCCGCAGAACTCGTCAGTGCGTTGACGCCATTTTCTACGGACTGCCAACGTTCTGCACCGCCCACAACAATTTTCAGCTTGGCCCGCATTTCTGGAGTGAGGCTGGCGCAGTTCTTGTCTGCTGCCGATCCGAAAAGCTCGTTTTCAAAATGGCTTTTCCAGTCGGCAGGTACGGCCATGACGACTTCGGCAATTTCGTCCATCTGCAGGAACGTCTCAAGGCAATAACGGTAAACAGGCTTGCCGCCCAAAAGCATCAGCTGCTTGGGAATGTTTCCGCCCATGCGCTTGCCCAGGCCACCGGCCGGGAGAACCACTGCAAATTTCTTGTCCATAGTCAAACCTGTTTTTACGATAAACGTTGTTTTTGATTACTCGATGGTGAAGTAGGTGTCGTAGTAAATAAAGGGACGTTTTTTCTTGCGCTTGAATTTTCCCTTTCCGCCACCTTCCAGTTCGGAAACCAAGTCCTGGATGCCGCCCATATCAACCTTGTTGGAATCGCCTTCTTCGTCCGGTTCTTTCACCTTGAAGTAGGGGATGACCAAATCGAAATCTTCCTTATCGGCATCCTTTTCGAAGTTGAAGGAATATTCAGTTTCGGTGTTGCCATCCTTCACGCGCTTGCTGGAAATGCTGATACTCATGAGACGGGCGTTAAGAGTCACTGCGTCAAACTGAACGTCCATATCCAGGGAATATTCTTCCAGGGGAAGGGTGGTCTTGGAAAAACAGAAATCGCCAACGCTGTTGAATACGCCGTCCAGTTCCACGCCGTACTTCATCAGGTTGCGGAGCATGGTGTGAGATGCACCGTATTCCATTGCCTTGAGGGTGAACTTGGACTTCACCATAAGCTGGTGAGTTTTCAGGGAGTACTTGTCCAGGCGGGAGGCCAGGTTCATTTGCATCTTAAATTCTTTTGCCATAAATCAATCCTTGTTTCAAAGGCAAATATAATTTTTTCTACATTTGTTTCATCTTGTTAAATCCTTCTGACTGCAATACGAAACGGGAAGGATTTCCCTAAAAAAGGGACTGCCAATTTTCGCGAAAAGGCGAAATTGGATTTTCACTGATAAATCAAATGAAAAGATCCGATGCAAGAATCGGGTTGTTTCATGTTCTTTCGAAAAAAGGAATAATATGGCTGAATCTGTCGCAATTTGCGAAAATATCTTGCAAAATGCAAGCGAATGTATTACATTGTCGGAAAATGGAGGTCTGAGTATGGCTCTTTCTACAATTTCCGCACGTATCGAAACAAAGGACAAGGAACGTTTCGACAAGTTCTGCGAGAATGTGGGGCTGTCTACGTCCTCTGCCCTCAACTTGTTCGTCAAGGCGGTTCTCCGTGAGAATCGCATCCCTTTCGAAATTTCCCTTCCGGATCCCTTCTATAGCGAAAGCAATATGAAGTTCCTTGAGGAAAGTGCTGCTGCTTATAAGGCGGGAAAGGTTGTTGTTAAGACGATGGATGAGTTGGAGGCGATGGCGGATGAGTAAAATTGCTTTTTCTGAATTAGGTTTTAGTGATTATCTCTACTGGCAGTCTCAGGACAAGAGATGTAAAAAAAACAGATGGCTTGTTGCCATCTGTTTTTCTTTTGAAGATCTTCGCGGAACTAATCAGCGATTTTGCATAGAATCGGCCTGCGCGAATTCTGCGATGATTATTCGCCTACCTGGCCGCTATGCAAGCGATCCAGGAAGTCCTTGGTTTCCAGAGCCACAATGCCGCTCAACAGAATCAGGGCAATCAAGTTGGGGAATGCCATGAGGCCGTTGAAGATATCTGCGCAAGTCCACACGGCGCTTACGGTGAGGTAGGGGCCGATGAAGATTGCTGCAACGTAAATCCAGCGGTAGGTGAGGATGGCCTTCTTCTTCTTGCCGCCAATCAGGTACTGCAGGCACTTTTCAGAATAGTAGGCCCAGCCCAGAATGGTGGTGAATGCGAAGAACACCAGGGCGATTGCCAGGAAGTAGGGAGCGATGGTTGCGCCACCGGGGAAGAATGCGAGACCGCGGGAGAAAGCTTCCATGGTGATGTTCACGCCTTCGAGACCCAGCTTCGGGTCCCAGGCACCAGAAACCACGATGGCAAGGCCGGTCATGGTACAAATGATGATGGTGTCGAAGAAAGTACCGGTCATGCAAACCAGACCCTGACGTACAGGTTCGTTGGTCTTTGCGGCGGCAGCTGCGATGGGTGCGGAACCGAGACCAGCTTCGTTACTGAAGATACCGCGGGCGATACCTTTCTGCATGGCGATGAAGATGGTGCCTACCACACCGCCGGTCACAGCGCTGGGGTTGAATGCGGCGCGGACGATGGTCTGGATGGCTTCGGGGATTGCAGCGAAGTTCATCATGAGCAAGAGCATGCAGGCAAGAATGTAGAGGATTGCCATGACGGGAACGATGTAGGTAGAAACCTTGGCAATACGCTTCAGACCGCCGATGATGACGAATGCGGAGAATGCTGTCACCAGAACACCAGCAATGGCGGTGGTGATGCTGACGGAGTTGCCGCCGATGTTCACGAATTCAGCGGCGTTGGGAGTGAGTCGTGCCATGGCGCTGGTAATGCCGTTCACCTGGGTGATGGTGCCGATGCCCATGACGCCTGCGCAGACGCCGAAGATGGCGAAGAGCACTGCAAGCCACTTCATGTTCCAGCCGAAGCGTTCCTTAAGGCCTGTTTCGATGTAGTAGAAGGGACCGCCCAGAACCTTGCCGTCCTTGTCCATCTTGCGGTACTTCACAGCCAGAACGCCTTCGGCGTACTTGGTGGCCATGCCGAAGAAGGCTGCCATTTCCATCCAGAAGAGAGCGCCGGGGCCGCCGGTGCCGATGGCTGTTGCAACACCCACGATGTTACCGGTACCGATGGTTGCGGCAAGAGCGGTGCAGAGAGCGCCGAAGCTAGAGACTTCGCCCTGGCCGCCCTTTTCGTTGTGGAGCATGTAACGCAGGGCGTTGGGGAGGTTCACCACCTGCAAGCAGCCCAGACGGACTGTGAGGAGCAGACCTACAAACAGAATGACGACAATGAGGGGAATTCCCCAAACATAGCCATCGATGGTATCAAGAAAAGCGGTAAAAGCTTCCATATCGATCCTTTGGCTACGCGGACACATGCCCGCTATAAGTAAAAATTACGTGCGGAAATATAGTAATGCGTTATAGATCAATAAGTTATGAGCTGTAAAAGAATGCTGAAATACAAACGTCCATGACAATTTAAGTCATGTTACAGAAAATGGAACACCGACGTGAATTGGAGTTTTGCTAAATTTTGACACAGAAGAATTTTAATCCCGCGTGTTTGCGGAAAAGGAATAACTATGTGCGATTGCTGCAATAATAAGCGTCCCGTCCGTGTGCGTTTTGCCCCCAGCCCCACAGGCTACCTCCACGTTGGTGGTGCCCGTACCGCTATCTATAACTACTTCTTTGCAAAGGCCATGGGTGGCGTTTTCTACCTCCGTATCGAAGATACCGACCGTAAGCGCTATAACGAAACTGCACTTCACGACCTTATGCGCGACCTGAAGTGGCTTGGCCTCCAGTGGGACGAAGGTCCGGGTTGCGAAAAGGATTGCGGTCCTTATTTCCAGAGCGAGCGTCTGCACATCTATAACGAACAGATCAAGAAGTTGCTGGATTCTGGCGACGCCTACTACTGCTTCTGCACCGAAGAACGTTTGCAGGAAGTCCGTGCCGCCCAGGAAAAGGCCGGCGTCTCTGTGACCGGTTATGACCGTCACTGCCGCAGCATTAGCCGCGAAGAAGCCGAAGCCCGCATTGCCGCTGGCGAAAAGGCTGTAATCCGCTTCAAGGTTCCCGAAACTGGCGTTACCGAATTTGACGACGTGATCCGCGGTCACATTGCCTACCAGAATGAACTTCTGGACGACCTGGTTCTGATCAAGCGCGACGGCTATCCCACTTACCATTTTGCATCTGTTGTGGATGACCACCTGA encodes the following:
- a CDS encoding type II toxin-antitoxin system RelB/DinJ family antitoxin translates to MAESVAICENILQNASECITLSENGGLSMALSTISARIETKDKERFDKFCENVGLSTSSALNLFVKAVLRENRIPFEISLPDPFYSESNMKFLEESAAAYKAGKVVVKTMDELEAMADE
- a CDS encoding sodium:alanine symporter family protein, giving the protein MEAFTAFLDTIDGYVWGIPLIVVILFVGLLLTVRLGCLQVVNLPNALRYMLHNEKGGQGEVSSFGALCTALAATIGTGNIVGVATAIGTGGPGALFWMEMAAFFGMATKYAEGVLAVKYRKMDKDGKVLGGPFYYIETGLKERFGWNMKWLAVLFAIFGVCAGVMGIGTITQVNGITSAMARLTPNAAEFVNIGGNSVSITTAIAGVLVTAFSAFVIIGGLKRIAKVSTYIVPVMAILYILACMLLLMMNFAAIPEAIQTIVRAAFNPSAVTGGVVGTIFIAMQKGIARGIFSNEAGLGSAPIAAAAAKTNEPVRQGLVCMTGTFFDTIIICTMTGLAIVVSGAWDPKLGLEGVNITMEAFSRGLAFFPGGATIAPYFLAIALVFFAFTTILGWAYYSEKCLQYLIGGKKKKAILTYRWIYVAAIFIGPYLTVSAVWTCADIFNGLMAFPNLIALILLSGIVALETKDFLDRLHSGQVGE
- the ispD gene encoding 2-C-methyl-D-erythritol 4-phosphate cytidylyltransferase, whose amino-acid sequence is MDKKFAVVLPAGGLGKRMGGNIPKQLMLLGGKPVYRYCLETFLQMDEIAEVVMAVPADWKSHFENELFGSAADKNCASLTPEMRAKLKIVVGGAERWQSVENGVNALTSSAEYVLVHDVARPFISREIILDVCRTLVEKGACLVAKPAVDTIKIAVDGQVQKTIDRNTVWMAQTPQAARIDVLKTLYKRIAAEPLNFVPTDEASILEFFGEPVYIVKGAAMNDKLTTPEDFERFATFAHFY